Proteins encoded by one window of Deinococcus radiodurans R1 = ATCC 13939 = DSM 20539:
- the folE gene encoding GTP cyclohydrolase I FolE, translated as MPDNPNNLEPLTREWLAAIGEDPDREGLQRTPQRVAKAWAYMTEGYGQTLAQVVGEGVFAAEGSEMVIVKDIEFYSMCEHHMLPFYGRAHVAYIPGTRILGLSKFARIVDLYSRRLQVQERITTQVADAVEELLAPKGVAVLMEGIHLCMAMRGVQKQNSSTTTSAMRGLFRSDPRTRAEFMSAVQGTLRGR; from the coding sequence TTGCCCGACAACCCGAACAACCTCGAACCCCTCACCCGTGAGTGGCTTGCCGCCATCGGCGAAGACCCGGACCGTGAAGGGCTTCAGCGCACGCCGCAGCGCGTCGCCAAAGCCTGGGCGTACATGACCGAGGGCTACGGGCAGACGCTCGCGCAGGTGGTGGGCGAGGGCGTGTTTGCCGCCGAGGGCAGCGAGATGGTCATTGTCAAGGACATCGAGTTTTATTCGATGTGCGAGCACCACATGCTGCCTTTTTATGGCCGCGCCCACGTCGCCTACATTCCCGGCACCCGGATTCTGGGCCTGAGCAAATTCGCCCGCATCGTGGACCTCTACTCGCGCCGCTTGCAGGTACAGGAGCGGATCACCACGCAGGTGGCCGACGCTGTGGAAGAGCTGCTGGCCCCCAAGGGCGTGGCGGTGCTGATGGAAGGCATTCACCTGTGCATGGCGATGCGCGGCGTGCAAAAGCAGAACAGCTCCACGACGACCTCGGCCATGCGCGGCCTCTTCCGTTCCGACCCGCGCACCCGCGCCGAGTTCATGAGCGCTGTGCAGGGAACGCTGCGGGGCCGCTAA
- a CDS encoding adenylosuccinate synthase → MPGIAIVGAQWGDEGKGKIVDFLAPEAEYVVRYQGGANAGHTVNAKGKTFKLNLLPSGVLHEGATSILGDGMVIDPEKFIEERRNLMEGGLNPRLKISDRAHIVLPHHKYVDGRKDFVGTTGKGIGPAYADRARRVGIRFGDLLDEGVLRERIERLLEAKPNSTRDAGWATVEDGLKSLAPIREQLAPFIADTGSELRQAIKDGRKVLFEGAQATLLDLNYGTYPFVTSSHPTVGGILVGTGVNHKALHRVYGVAKAFNTRVGHGPFATEVHDEAGILRLRGDGSQPWDEYGTTTGRPRRVGWLDLELLKYAVDVNGLDGLVINKMDILGGLDEIPVCTGYDEGGQPVFKKMKGWSSTDGVTSRATLPKEAQAYLDLIEDTVQCPVVIFSAGPEREKTYGEVHWG, encoded by the coding sequence ATGCCTGGAATTGCAATTGTCGGTGCCCAGTGGGGCGATGAAGGCAAGGGGAAAATTGTCGATTTTCTGGCCCCCGAAGCCGAGTACGTGGTGCGCTATCAGGGCGGGGCCAACGCGGGCCACACGGTCAACGCGAAGGGCAAGACCTTCAAGCTCAACCTGCTGCCCAGCGGCGTGCTGCACGAGGGCGCGACCAGCATCCTGGGCGACGGGATGGTCATCGACCCCGAGAAGTTCATCGAGGAACGCCGCAACCTGATGGAAGGCGGCCTGAACCCGCGCCTCAAAATCAGTGACCGGGCGCATATCGTGCTGCCGCACCACAAGTATGTGGACGGGCGCAAGGATTTCGTCGGGACGACCGGCAAGGGCATCGGCCCCGCCTACGCGGACCGGGCGCGGCGCGTGGGCATCCGCTTCGGCGACCTCCTCGACGAAGGCGTGCTGCGCGAGCGCATCGAGCGCCTGCTGGAGGCCAAGCCCAACTCGACGCGTGACGCGGGCTGGGCCACCGTCGAGGATGGCCTGAAGTCGCTGGCGCCCATCCGTGAGCAGCTCGCGCCGTTTATTGCCGACACCGGCAGCGAACTGCGTCAGGCCATCAAGGACGGGCGCAAGGTGCTGTTCGAGGGCGCCCAGGCCACGCTCCTCGACCTCAACTACGGCACTTACCCCTTCGTGACGAGCAGCCACCCCACCGTCGGCGGCATTCTGGTCGGCACCGGGGTCAACCACAAGGCGCTGCACCGCGTCTACGGCGTCGCCAAGGCCTTCAACACCCGCGTCGGGCACGGCCCCTTTGCCACTGAGGTCCACGACGAGGCGGGCATTCTGCGCCTGCGCGGCGACGGCTCGCAGCCCTGGGACGAGTACGGCACGACCACCGGGCGGCCCCGGCGTGTCGGCTGGCTCGACCTCGAACTGCTGAAATACGCGGTGGACGTGAACGGCCTTGACGGGCTGGTCATCAATAAGATGGACATTCTGGGCGGCCTCGACGAGATTCCCGTCTGCACCGGCTATGACGAAGGCGGTCAGCCCGTCTTCAAGAAGATGAAGGGCTGGTCGAGCACCGACGGCGTAACTAGTCGCGCGACGCTGCCGAAAGAAGCGCAGGCTTACCTCGACCTCATCGAAGACACCGTGCAGTGCCCCGTCGTCATCTTCTCGGCGGGCCCTGAGCGCGAGAAGACGTATGGGGAAGTGCACTGGGGGTGA